Proteins co-encoded in one Bacillus sp. FSL H8-0547 genomic window:
- a CDS encoding YqhV family protein — MKHFLAGLDPAVRSMALLRLLSASIEMTAAVLMLVFNDVRKAVLINSMLAIVGPVIFILTMTIGIFQIAEQLSYAKLIFISIGVAFILIGVYK; from the coding sequence ATGAAGCATTTTCTTGCCGGTCTGGATCCTGCTGTCAGATCCATGGCCCTTTTGAGGCTGCTGTCTGCAAGCATTGAAATGACGGCTGCTGTTTTGATGCTTGTCTTTAATGATGTGCGGAAGGCTGTACTGATTAACTCCATGCTGGCTATTGTCGGGCCGGTCATTTTTATTTTGACAATGACGATCGGCATTTTCCAAATTGCAGAACAGCTGTCTTATGCAAAACTGATTTTCATCTCAATCGGCGTAGCCTTTATCTTAATTGGCGTTTATAAATGA
- the spoIIIAA gene encoding stage III sporulation protein AA — MNEITAMLPEPIRQHILDLPPHVLQQMEEIRIRISKRVEVTAAGKPVFLSCIATHQDGISLLSELSQYSIYALEEELKRGFITIQGGHRVGLSGRVITENGRVKAIRNVTSFNIRVARQKRGIADRFIPCCYSGEWLNTMIIGPPQTGKTTMLRDFARIMSTGHGQIPSRKVGIVDERSEIAGCINGIPQHEFGERVDVLDACPKAEGMMMMIRSMSPDVLVVDEAGRMEDTEAILEAVHAGVGLFISVHGCSLEDIKMRPTIAPLLNHHVFKRFIELSRVSGPGTVQRVIDAQGRIVRTEEGVPLC; from the coding sequence GTGAATGAGATTACAGCTATGCTTCCTGAGCCGATCAGACAGCATATACTGGACCTTCCGCCGCATGTGCTGCAGCAAATGGAAGAGATTCGCATCAGAATTTCAAAGCGGGTTGAAGTGACAGCGGCGGGAAAACCTGTTTTCCTTTCGTGCATCGCTACACATCAGGACGGAATTTCTCTTCTGAGCGAATTGAGCCAGTACAGCATCTACGCACTTGAAGAAGAGCTTAAACGCGGCTTTATCACCATTCAGGGCGGCCATCGTGTAGGGCTTTCGGGGCGGGTCATTACAGAGAACGGACGTGTAAAAGCCATCCGGAATGTCACGTCTTTCAACATTCGTGTGGCGCGTCAAAAACGCGGGATTGCTGACCGGTTCATCCCTTGCTGCTACAGCGGAGAGTGGCTGAATACCATGATTATCGGCCCGCCTCAGACTGGTAAAACGACGATGCTCCGCGACTTTGCACGAATCATGAGTACAGGTCATGGACAGATTCCATCAAGAAAAGTAGGGATTGTAGATGAGCGCTCAGAGATTGCAGGATGCATAAACGGCATCCCCCAGCACGAGTTCGGCGAAAGAGTGGACGTGCTTGATGCATGTCCGAAAGCAGAAGGCATGATGATGATGATCCGCTCTATGAGTCCCGATGTTCTCGTCGTGGATGAGGCGGGGAGAATGGAAGATACAGAAGCGATTCTTGAGGCTGTTCATGCGGGTGTCGGACTGTTTATATCCGTTCACGGATGCTCTCTTGAGGATATTAAAATGCGGCCGACTATTGCTCCTCTATTAAACCATCATGTTTTTAAGAGATTCATAGAGCTGTCAAGAGTGAGCGGCCCCGGAACGGTTCAGAGAGTCATTGATGCACAAGGGCGGATTGTCAGAACGGAAGAAGGTGTCCCGCTATGCTGA
- the spoIIIAB gene encoding stage III sporulation protein SpoIIIAB — protein MLKLLGAVFILLATTWAGFETAKHISERPRQLRQLKVALQALEAEIMYAHTPLKEAAATLSKQMPKPLSWFFEVFSKRLSAGHTSVRAAWENSMQEVWRMTAFKQGEYEIMKQFGETLGQHDLISQQKHIRLALAHLEREEADALDRQSRYEKMLKSLGFLSGLLLVILLM, from the coding sequence ATGCTGAAGCTGCTTGGAGCTGTATTTATCCTGCTTGCTACAACATGGGCCGGCTTTGAAACGGCAAAACACATCAGTGAACGCCCTCGCCAGCTGAGACAGCTGAAGGTTGCTCTGCAGGCGCTCGAAGCTGAAATTATGTATGCACATACCCCATTAAAAGAAGCAGCCGCCACCCTTTCAAAGCAAATGCCAAAGCCGCTTTCCTGGTTTTTTGAGGTATTTTCAAAGCGTCTGTCTGCAGGGCATACAAGCGTCAGGGCAGCCTGGGAAAACAGCATGCAGGAAGTGTGGAGGATGACTGCCTTTAAACAGGGAGAGTACGAGATTATGAAGCAGTTTGGCGAAACACTCGGCCAGCATGATCTGATCTCGCAGCAGAAACATATTCGCCTCGCACTTGCCCATCTTGAAAGAGAGGAAGCAGATGCACTCGACAGACAGAGCCGCTATGAAAAGATGCTGAAAAGCCTCGGATTCTTATCTGGTTTATTGCTGGTTATTTTATTGATGTAG
- the spoIIIAC gene encoding stage III sporulation protein AC — MGVDVNIIFQIAGIGIVVAFLHTILDQMGKKEYAQWVTLLGFIYILFMVASIVEDLFQKIKSVFLFQG; from the coding sequence ATGGGAGTAGATGTAAATATCATTTTTCAAATAGCGGGCATCGGAATTGTCGTCGCTTTTCTTCACACAATCCTTGATCAGATGGGCAAAAAAGAGTATGCGCAATGGGTCACGCTCCTGGGCTTTATTTATATTCTGTTTATGGTGGCTTCCATTGTGGAAGATTTGTTTCAGAAAATTAAATCAGTCTTCCTTTTTCAGGGATAG
- the spoIIIAD gene encoding stage III sporulation protein AD, whose translation MEIIQIVGLGLVATFLALIVKEQKPTYAFMLVVFVGCVIFLFLVDGVAQIITMIEKIALNANINMMYVETILKIIGIAYIAEFGAQITKDAGQGAIASKIELGGKIIILAMAVPILTVIIETIIGLIPA comes from the coding sequence ATTGAAATTATCCAGATTGTCGGACTTGGTTTAGTTGCTACCTTTCTCGCGCTGATTGTAAAAGAACAAAAGCCCACATATGCATTCATGCTCGTGGTTTTTGTCGGCTGCGTCATATTTCTGTTTTTAGTTGACGGCGTTGCTCAGATCATCACCATGATTGAAAAAATTGCGCTCAATGCAAACATCAACATGATGTATGTGGAGACGATCCTGAAAATTATCGGAATTGCCTATATTGCCGAATTTGGCGCACAGATTACAAAGGATGCAGGTCAGGGAGCCATTGCTTCGAAAATTGAGCTTGGCGGAAAAATCATTATTCTTGCGATGGCCGTTCCGATCCTGACTGTCATAATTGAAACCATCATCGGCCTGATACCGGCGTGA
- the spoIIIAE gene encoding stage III sporulation protein AE — protein sequence MKKGIAAVFFLFFFSFPALVQASPPPPQQELVDQQIDKLGIQEIKTFWDDIMTEYGGYLPESQKGSLLQFLNGEKELSFKEWSKAFLSYIFHEIIANGKLLGTLIMLTIFSMLLQLLQDAFSQSTVSKVAYALVYMVLMIIALNSFHIAIEYTVEAIRTMSSFILALIPLLLALMAASGGLISAAFFHPVILFLMNTSGVLIEKIVLPLLFLSALLSIVSTLTDQYKVTQLAQLLRNIGIGLLGTFLTVFLGVISVQGASAAVSDGMAIRTAKFVTGNFIPVLGRMFTDATDTVISASVLLKNTVGILGVAILLFIAAFPAIKVLTLAFIYKFTAALLQPLGGGPIIKCLDIISKSVIYIFAALAIVSLMFFLSLTVIIAAGNITMMVR from the coding sequence ATTAAAAAGGGAATCGCAGCTGTCTTTTTTCTTTTCTTTTTTTCATTTCCGGCACTTGTACAAGCTTCTCCCCCTCCGCCGCAGCAGGAATTGGTTGATCAGCAGATAGACAAGCTTGGGATCCAGGAAATTAAAACGTTCTGGGACGACATTATGACAGAATACGGAGGGTATCTTCCTGAAAGCCAAAAAGGAAGTCTGCTTCAATTTTTAAACGGCGAGAAAGAATTATCCTTTAAAGAATGGTCAAAAGCTTTCCTTAGCTACATTTTCCATGAAATCATTGCAAACGGAAAACTGCTCGGGACATTGATTATGCTGACGATCTTCAGCATGCTGCTGCAGCTCCTTCAGGACGCGTTCAGTCAGAGCACAGTCAGCAAAGTCGCTTATGCTCTCGTTTACATGGTTTTAATGATCATCGCTCTGAACAGCTTTCATATTGCAATTGAATATACGGTTGAAGCGATCCGTACGATGTCAAGCTTCATACTCGCACTCATTCCGCTTCTTCTCGCTTTGATGGCGGCTTCCGGAGGGCTGATATCAGCCGCCTTTTTTCACCCGGTCATCCTTTTCCTCATGAATACAAGCGGAGTGCTGATTGAGAAAATTGTTCTGCCGCTATTGTTTCTCTCCGCCTTGCTGAGCATTGTCAGCACGCTCACAGATCAGTATAAAGTCACCCAGCTAGCCCAGCTTTTAAGAAACATAGGGATCGGGCTGCTTGGTACGTTCTTGACGGTATTTCTCGGAGTGATTTCCGTTCAGGGGGCATCAGCTGCCGTTTCTGACGGGATGGCCATCCGCACGGCCAAGTTTGTCACAGGAAACTTTATACCTGTCCTCGGGCGGATGTTTACCGATGCAACCGATACGGTCATCAGCGCTTCTGTTCTTCTGAAGAACACAGTGGGCATTCTCGGTGTGGCGATTCTGCTGTTCATCGCCGCTTTCCCGGCGATAAAAGTGCTGACTCTGGCCTTTATTTATAAATTTACAGCTGCACTGCTTCAGCCCCTTGGCGGCGGTCCGATCATCAAATGCCTGGATATCATCAGCAAAAGTGTCATCTATATTTTTGCGGCGCTTGCCATCGTGTCACTGATGTTTTTCCTCAGTCTTACAGTCATTATTGCGGCTGGCAATATAACCATGATGGTTCGTTAG
- the spoIIIAF gene encoding stage III sporulation protein AF has translation MSFLTEWIANIILFIMLAVILDLLLPNSAMQKYAKMVISLLLIVIILSPIFKLLSADIPAMVQEAGIGSYSSAKEAEIKKSIDSQKKEIQASNDAYILENMAVQLKTQAKEELVKSYDLAIKDIRLSAEAPFEKIETSLQSIEVTLQAGAKETGAVEAVQPVDISGTNRGEEDSIASESEIKTYLASIWGVDPEKISLKMEGGEGSTDE, from the coding sequence ATGTCATTTCTGACAGAGTGGATTGCAAACATTATTCTTTTCATCATGCTGGCTGTCATACTGGATCTGCTTTTGCCGAACTCGGCCATGCAAAAGTACGCCAAAATGGTGATCAGCCTTCTGCTAATCGTGATTATCCTGTCGCCGATCTTTAAGCTCTTGTCCGCCGATATCCCGGCAATGGTCCAGGAAGCCGGGATCGGCAGCTATTCATCTGCAAAAGAAGCAGAAATAAAAAAATCCATAGATTCACAAAAAAAAGAAATACAAGCCTCAAATGATGCATATATTTTAGAAAACATGGCTGTCCAATTAAAAACGCAGGCAAAAGAGGAGCTGGTGAAAAGCTATGATCTAGCGATAAAAGACATCCGTCTATCTGCAGAAGCGCCTTTTGAAAAAATAGAAACCAGTCTGCAGAGCATTGAAGTAACGCTTCAGGCCGGCGCAAAAGAAACCGGAGCCGTTGAAGCCGTACAGCCGGTTGACATCAGCGGTACTAATAGGGGAGAGGAAGATTCCATTGCTTCTGAATCTGAGATTAAAACTTATTTAGCCAGTATCTGGGGAGTCGACCCTGAGAAGATTTCCTTGAAAATGGAAGGAGGGGAGGGCAGCACAGATGAATAG
- the spoIIIAG gene encoding stage III sporulation protein AG — translation MNSPKQMLEKLKTLLNSENGKKPNKYHYLLIALALGIGFMLVSNLLSGQTAMPDVSQVSGLSSTSAKDEEVFKPADEGGGSGSIEKYEQEYENQLKEALDSMSGINNAMVVVNVEATSEQILERNSVSQNQTTEETDPQGGKRTVEDGSTEESVVIIRKGDQETPIILQTKKPEIRGVLVVAEGADNIQIKKSIVEAVTRVLGVPSHRVAVAAKKGK, via the coding sequence ATGAATAGTCCCAAACAAATGCTAGAAAAATTGAAAACACTGCTAAACTCTGAAAACGGCAAAAAACCGAACAAGTACCACTACCTCCTGATCGCGCTTGCGCTTGGCATCGGATTTATGCTCGTAAGCAATCTGTTGTCCGGTCAGACGGCCATGCCTGACGTATCTCAAGTATCCGGGTTGTCTTCTACATCTGCAAAAGACGAAGAAGTGTTTAAACCAGCTGATGAAGGCGGGGGCTCAGGTTCGATCGAGAAATATGAGCAAGAATACGAGAATCAATTAAAAGAAGCGCTTGATTCCATGTCCGGAATAAACAATGCCATGGTCGTTGTCAACGTAGAAGCGACTTCCGAGCAAATTCTTGAGAGAAACAGCGTGAGCCAGAATCAGACAACTGAAGAGACAGATCCTCAGGGCGGCAAGCGGACAGTGGAAGATGGTTCAACAGAAGAATCCGTTGTTATTATTCGAAAGGGAGATCAGGAGACACCCATCATCCTGCAGACGAAAAAACCGGAAATCAGGGGTGTGCTTGTGGTAGCTGAGGGTGCTGACAACATTCAAATAAAAAAATCAATCGTTGAGGCTGTAACGAGAGTGCTTGGAGTTCCAAGCCACCGCGTAGCAGTAGCGGCGAAAAAAGGGAAATAG
- a CDS encoding SpoIIIAH-like family protein translates to MLKKQTVWLLTMLSLVVVLSVYYITTPEEIKNDVAMTGAEKAEKAEAAKEAKKDGEAEVTVEEAEEGTVVSVSNDELFATIRMQLEDSRNAKKESLEDVVASKEASAAEKSAARDEMNAIDEAVANEEILETFIKSNGYDDALVRIEGEKVKVTVKAKESSASEANKIIQLVSGEMKGMEDVAVTLEPSNQ, encoded by the coding sequence ATGCTGAAAAAACAAACGGTTTGGTTATTAACAATGTTAAGCTTGGTGGTTGTGCTTTCAGTGTACTACATCACGACACCTGAAGAAATCAAAAATGATGTGGCCATGACAGGTGCTGAAAAAGCAGAAAAAGCGGAAGCTGCGAAAGAAGCAAAGAAGGATGGAGAGGCTGAAGTGACAGTTGAAGAAGCAGAAGAAGGAACGGTTGTTTCTGTTTCAAATGATGAACTTTTTGCAACGATCCGCATGCAGCTTGAAGATTCCCGAAACGCCAAGAAAGAAAGCCTTGAAGACGTTGTAGCAAGCAAAGAGGCGAGTGCTGCAGAAAAAAGCGCTGCCCGTGATGAAATGAATGCTATTGACGAAGCAGTTGCCAACGAGGAAATCCTTGAGACGTTCATCAAATCAAACGGCTACGATGATGCCCTTGTTAGAATTGAAGGCGAAAAAGTCAAAGTAACAGTAAAAGCAAAAGAAAGTTCGGCTTCAGAAGCCAATAAAATCATCCAGCTAGTCAGCGGCGAGATGAAAGGCATGGAAGATGTAGCTGTTACGCTTGAACCTTCAAATCAATAA
- the accB gene encoding acetyl-CoA carboxylase biotin carboxyl carrier protein, with the protein MLKIQEIRELIKLVDQSSIDEFTYEHEGSKIKLKKRMEELEKAAVQTAPVQAAPQMPAAQPAAAPAALQEVKEVPKEEAKAPAQEENLHKITSPMVGTFYAASSPETDNYVSVGSKVTNDSVVCIVEAMKLFNEIEAEVKGEIVEILAENGQLVEYGQPLFLVRPE; encoded by the coding sequence ATGTTGAAAATACAAGAAATCAGAGAACTGATCAAGCTTGTTGACCAGTCTTCAATCGACGAATTTACGTATGAACATGAAGGTTCTAAAATTAAATTAAAGAAACGCATGGAAGAGCTTGAGAAAGCAGCTGTGCAGACAGCTCCTGTACAAGCAGCTCCTCAAATGCCAGCAGCACAGCCGGCTGCGGCTCCTGCAGCCCTTCAGGAAGTAAAAGAAGTGCCAAAGGAAGAAGCGAAGGCTCCTGCCCAGGAAGAAAATCTACATAAAATCACTTCGCCGATGGTCGGCACATTCTATGCAGCCTCATCTCCTGAAACAGACAACTATGTGAGCGTTGGCTCAAAGGTAACAAATGATTCGGTTGTCTGCATCGTGGAAGCGATGAAGCTGTTTAACGAAATTGAAGCAGAAGTAAAAGGCGAGATCGTGGAAATCCTGGCTGAAAATGGACAGCTAGTAGAATACGGACAGCCTTTATTCCTTGTCAGACCAGAGTAA
- the accC gene encoding acetyl-CoA carboxylase biotin carboxylase subunit, translating to MIKKLLIANRGEIAVRIIRACKELGIETVAVFSEADRDSLHVQLADEAYCVGPTASKDSYLNFTNIISVAKLTGSEAIHPGYGFLAENADFAELCEECNIIFVGPSADAISKMGTKDVARETMRKAGVPIVPGSQGIIKDTGDAVSLANDIGYPVIIKATAGGGGKGIRVAKTEQDLIKGIQITQQEAATAFGNPGVYIEKYIEDFRHVEIQVMADSLGNVIHLGERDCSIQRRLQKLVEETPSPALSAEMRETMGRAAVKAAEAVNYTGAGTVEFIFDHIEDKFYFMEMNTRIQVEHPVTEMVTGIDLIKEQIMVASGKELSVKQEDVVFNGWSIECRINAENPEKNFMPSPGKIEMYLPPGGLGVRVDSAAYPGYSIPPYYDSMIAKLITYGATREEAIARMKRALSEFVIEGISTTIPFHQKLLEHETFVSGDFNTKFLEIHKVMES from the coding sequence ATGATTAAGAAATTGCTTATAGCAAACAGAGGAGAAATTGCGGTACGGATCATTCGGGCCTGCAAAGAACTGGGTATTGAGACGGTTGCCGTCTTTTCAGAAGCAGACAGAGATTCTTTGCACGTTCAGCTCGCTGATGAAGCTTATTGTGTCGGACCGACAGCTTCAAAAGACAGCTATCTGAATTTCACAAATATCATCAGCGTGGCAAAACTTACAGGAAGTGAAGCCATTCATCCGGGTTACGGATTCCTGGCGGAAAATGCTGATTTTGCAGAGCTGTGCGAAGAGTGCAACATCATCTTCGTCGGACCAAGCGCAGATGCGATTTCTAAAATGGGAACAAAGGACGTTGCCAGGGAAACGATGAGAAAAGCCGGTGTTCCGATTGTTCCGGGATCTCAAGGCATCATCAAGGATACGGGCGATGCTGTTTCACTTGCCAATGACATCGGATACCCTGTCATTATTAAAGCAACGGCAGGCGGAGGCGGAAAAGGAATACGTGTTGCAAAAACAGAACAGGATCTGATCAAAGGCATCCAAATCACCCAGCAGGAAGCTGCCACTGCATTTGGAAATCCCGGTGTCTATATTGAGAAGTATATCGAGGATTTCAGACACGTGGAGATTCAGGTCATGGCCGACTCTCTCGGCAATGTGATCCATTTAGGAGAAAGAGACTGCTCCATTCAGCGCAGACTTCAAAAACTGGTTGAAGAAACTCCGTCTCCTGCCCTTTCAGCTGAAATGCGCGAGACGATGGGAAGAGCTGCAGTTAAAGCTGCTGAAGCCGTCAATTATACCGGAGCAGGCACAGTCGAATTTATTTTCGATCACATCGAAGATAAGTTTTACTTCATGGAGATGAACACGCGGATTCAGGTTGAGCATCCTGTCACGGAAATGGTCACAGGCATCGACCTGATCAAGGAGCAAATCATGGTTGCTTCAGGCAAAGAACTTTCTGTAAAGCAGGAAGATGTTGTCTTTAACGGCTGGTCAATCGAATGCCGCATCAATGCAGAGAACCCGGAGAAGAATTTTATGCCCTCTCCTGGTAAAATAGAAATGTACTTGCCGCCCGGTGGCCTTGGTGTTAGAGTAGACTCAGCAGCATACCCTGGTTATTCTATTCCTCCTTATTACGACTCCATGATTGCCAAATTGATCACTTATGGAGCAACCCGCGAGGAAGCGATTGCGAGAATGAAACGGGCGCTGAGTGAATTTGTTATCGAGGGGATCTCAACAACGATTCCTTTCCATCAAAAACTGCTTGAACACGAAACGTTTGTTTCCGGAGATTTTAATACGAAGTTCTTAGAAATCCATAAGGTTATGGAATCTTAA
- a CDS encoding Asp23/Gls24 family envelope stress response protein, which produces MKENRLLEMTHEENGLGKVEIAPEVIEVIAGIAASEVEGVAQMRGNFASGVVERLGKKNHGKGVKVDLSEDGITIDVYCVMMFGVSIPTVAQRIQDNTRQALFNMTALEINEINIHVVGIQFETKSQEIEIDQEM; this is translated from the coding sequence TTGAAAGAAAACAGGCTGCTTGAAATGACCCATGAAGAAAATGGTCTCGGCAAAGTTGAAATTGCCCCGGAAGTCATTGAAGTGATTGCCGGAATCGCTGCATCTGAAGTAGAAGGCGTTGCACAAATGCGCGGAAACTTCGCTTCAGGCGTTGTAGAACGCCTCGGCAAGAAAAACCACGGCAAAGGCGTAAAGGTTGATCTTTCTGAAGACGGAATCACAATTGATGTCTACTGCGTCATGATGTTCGGGGTTTCCATTCCGACTGTCGCCCAGCGTATCCAGGACAACACACGCCAGGCGCTGTTCAACATGACCGCTCTTGAAATCAACGAGATAAATATCCATGTAGTCGGAATTCAGTTCGAAACAAAATCACAGGAAATTGAAATCGACCAGGAAATGTAA
- the nusB gene encoding transcription antitermination factor NusB, with translation MKRRLAREKALQALFQIDVSEIDPKEAMNHALDGEQMDEFMTALVLGTVEHTEEIDEQIKPHLVNWKLERLANVDRSVLRLAVFEMMFMEEIPLNVTLDEAIELAKTFGDDQSPKFINGVLSNIKSALDR, from the coding sequence ATGAAACGAAGATTAGCAAGAGAAAAAGCACTTCAGGCACTCTTTCAGATAGACGTAAGCGAGATTGATCCAAAGGAAGCTATGAATCATGCCCTGGACGGAGAACAGATGGATGAATTCATGACGGCACTCGTTCTTGGGACAGTGGAACATACAGAAGAAATTGATGAGCAAATTAAGCCTCACCTCGTAAACTGGAAGCTTGAACGGCTTGCAAACGTTGACCGCTCTGTTCTTCGTTTAGCTGTTTTTGAAATGATGTTTATGGAGGAAATTCCTCTTAACGTTACCCTTGACGAAGCCATCGAACTCGCCAAAACGTTCGGGGATGATCAATCGCCGAAATTTATCAACGGAGTCCTCTCAAACATTAAATCAGCACTCGACAGATAA
- the folD gene encoding bifunctional methylenetetrahydrofolate dehydrogenase/methenyltetrahydrofolate cyclohydrolase FolD, whose protein sequence is MTASIISGKELAQEKRRQLAEEVKGLKEQGITPGLTIILVGDNPASLSYIKGKQKASEEIGVAFKLEHFSEKMTEEELLNVIDTYNEDDSCHGILVQLPLPEHISEKAVIEKISPEKDVDGFHPLNVGQMMVGQDTFLPCTPAGIVEMIKSAGIEISGKHVVVVGRSNIVGKPAGILLLNEHATVTYCHSRTPNLKEMTRQADILIAAVGKANFITGDHLKEGAAVIDVGVNRLDTGKLCGDVVFEDAMNKASHITPVPGGVGPMTITMLAHNVVKSAKKSAVKQPSK, encoded by the coding sequence ATGACAGCTTCAATCATCAGCGGAAAAGAATTGGCACAGGAAAAACGCAGACAGCTTGCCGAGGAAGTAAAAGGATTAAAAGAACAGGGAATTACTCCTGGATTAACGATTATTCTTGTCGGTGACAACCCCGCATCTCTTTCCTATATTAAAGGGAAACAGAAAGCGTCCGAAGAAATCGGGGTTGCTTTTAAACTTGAACATTTTTCAGAAAAGATGACGGAAGAAGAACTGCTTAATGTGATTGATACCTACAATGAGGACGACAGCTGCCATGGCATACTTGTACAGCTGCCTCTGCCTGAGCACATCAGCGAAAAAGCAGTCATTGAAAAAATTTCTCCTGAAAAGGACGTTGACGGATTCCATCCTCTTAATGTCGGACAAATGATGGTCGGACAGGACACTTTTCTTCCATGTACCCCTGCAGGAATCGTGGAAATGATTAAATCTGCCGGGATTGAAATTTCAGGAAAGCATGTCGTTGTTGTCGGAAGAAGCAACATTGTCGGAAAACCTGCCGGCATCCTGCTGCTTAATGAGCATGCGACAGTAACGTACTGCCATTCAAGAACGCCAAACTTAAAAGAAATGACCCGTCAGGCAGATATTCTGATTGCTGCTGTTGGAAAAGCGAACTTCATTACAGGAGACCATCTTAAAGAAGGCGCTGCTGTCATTGATGTCGGAGTCAACAGACTGGACACCGGAAAGCTGTGCGGAGATGTTGTCTTTGAGGATGCAATGAACAAAGCCAGCCATATTACTCCTGTTCCAGGCGGCGTTGGTCCGATGACAATCACTATGCTTGCGCATAACGTTGTAAAATCAGCCAAAAAATCTGCTGTTAAACAGCCTTCCAAGTAA
- the xseA gene encoding exodeoxyribonuclease VII large subunit yields the protein MSEIKHVTVTALTKYIKRKFDADPHLKDIWVKGELSNFKMHSRGHMYFTLKDEGARIAAVMFAGQNASLKFMPENGMKVLLRCEISVYEPSGNYQVYVKEMQPDGIGSLYLAYEELKKKLEKEGLFDERHKQPIPKYPSEIGVITSPTGAAVRDILTTIKRRYPSAKVIIIPALVQGINAGPSVVKAIRQANSLGTLDVIIAGRGGGSIEELWAFNEEIVAREIFSSKVPIISAVGHETDYTIADFVADLRAPTPTGAAELAVPHFADLLERTANKKTRLLRAMQEKLTAKKEQLAYYQKSYAFKYPKQLYQQKEQQLDVLVESLQKESIRNIQMKKERFAALSSRLLRVLPDEKISREKERHQQLVKKMTRDMSVLLKQKQAAFGAMAANLNALSPLKIMDRGYSIAYKDDSLVKSISQVKKGDGLNIHLQDGQVICQVTGVEERKSHE from the coding sequence ATGAGTGAAATCAAACATGTGACGGTAACCGCCCTCACAAAATACATCAAGCGGAAGTTTGATGCCGATCCGCATTTAAAGGATATTTGGGTCAAAGGCGAGCTTTCCAACTTTAAAATGCACAGCCGCGGCCACATGTATTTCACATTGAAGGATGAGGGAGCGCGTATTGCGGCTGTTATGTTTGCAGGCCAGAACGCTTCCTTAAAATTCATGCCTGAAAACGGGATGAAGGTGCTGCTGCGCTGTGAAATTTCCGTGTACGAACCAAGCGGAAATTATCAGGTCTATGTAAAAGAAATGCAGCCTGACGGCATCGGAAGTCTGTATCTTGCTTATGAAGAGCTGAAAAAGAAGCTTGAAAAGGAAGGGCTTTTTGACGAAAGGCACAAACAGCCGATCCCGAAATATCCTTCTGAAATAGGTGTCATTACATCACCTACAGGCGCTGCTGTGCGTGATATTTTAACAACAATCAAACGCCGCTACCCGTCTGCAAAGGTAATCATTATTCCTGCCCTTGTACAGGGAATAAACGCAGGCCCGTCTGTTGTGAAAGCAATCCGGCAGGCAAACAGCCTAGGAACACTTGATGTGATTATTGCAGGCAGGGGCGGAGGTTCCATAGAAGAACTGTGGGCGTTCAACGAAGAAATCGTCGCGCGTGAAATATTCAGCTCAAAAGTGCCGATTATCTCGGCTGTCGGACATGAGACGGATTACACAATTGCCGATTTTGTCGCTGATTTGCGCGCGCCGACGCCGACAGGTGCTGCGGAGCTTGCTGTTCCCCATTTTGCCGATCTTCTTGAGAGAACGGCAAACAAAAAGACCAGGCTTTTGAGAGCGATGCAGGAAAAGCTTACGGCGAAGAAAGAGCAGCTTGCCTATTACCAGAAATCATATGCGTTTAAATACCCGAAGCAGCTGTATCAGCAAAAAGAGCAGCAGCTTGATGTTCTCGTTGAATCCCTGCAAAAGGAGAGCATCCGCAACATCCAGATGAAAAAAGAGCGGTTTGCAGCATTGAGCAGCCGTTTGCTCAGGGTTCTTCCGGATGAAAAGATCAGCCGCGAAAAAGAACGCCACCAGCAGCTTGTCAAAAAAATGACGCGTGATATGTCTGTGCTTCTGAAACAAAAACAGGCTGCGTTCGGGGCAATGGCTGCAAATCTTAATGCACTCAGCCCCCTTAAAATCATGGACCGGGGCTACAGTATTGCTTATAAAGATGACAGTCTTGTAAAAAGCATTTCGCAGGTGAAAAAAGGCGACGGTCTGAACATTCATCTGCAGGACGGACAAGTCATCTGCCAAGTTACAGGAGTGGAGGAGCGAAAGTCACATGAGTGA